One window of the Devosia sp. 2618 genome contains the following:
- a CDS encoding aldehyde dehydrogenase family protein — translation MAELHKNLIDGEWVGSDGAENINPSNTAEVVGLYARATAEETKQAIAAAKAAFPAWSRSGILERHAILSKTSQEILARKAELGELLSREEGKTLPEGIGEVTRAAQIFDFFAGEVLRLAGEVLPSVRPGVGVEITREPIGVIGIITPWNFPIAIPTWKIAPALAYGNTVVIKPADLVPGSTWAIVDILVRNGLPKGVLNLVMGKGSVVGQTMLDSKDVTAISFTGSVGTGKRVAAASIEHNRKFQLEMGGKNPTIVLDDADLKVAVESVAQSAFFSTGQRCTASSRVIVTAGIHDKFVEALAERTRNLRVGDALDKNTEIGPVVDPSQLKQDTDYIAIGKAEGAKLVAGGELVKAATEGYFLQPTLFTEATNDMRISREEIFGPVASVIRVKDYEEALAMSNDTEFGLSAGIVTTSLKYATHFKRNAEAGMVMVNVPTAGVDFHVPFGGRKGSSYGPREQGKYAAEFFTVVKTAYTAAG, via the coding sequence ATGGCTGAACTGCATAAGAACCTCATCGATGGGGAATGGGTGGGCTCGGACGGCGCTGAGAACATCAACCCATCCAATACGGCTGAAGTTGTGGGACTTTATGCCCGCGCGACGGCTGAAGAAACCAAGCAGGCTATTGCTGCTGCCAAGGCTGCGTTCCCAGCGTGGTCACGCTCCGGCATTCTTGAGCGTCATGCCATCCTCTCCAAGACGTCGCAGGAAATCCTGGCGCGCAAGGCTGAGCTTGGCGAGTTGCTGAGCCGCGAAGAGGGCAAGACGCTGCCAGAGGGCATCGGCGAAGTGACCCGCGCGGCGCAGATTTTCGACTTCTTTGCTGGCGAAGTGCTGCGCCTTGCGGGCGAAGTTCTGCCGTCGGTTCGTCCCGGTGTTGGCGTTGAGATTACCCGCGAGCCAATCGGCGTCATCGGCATCATTACGCCATGGAACTTCCCGATCGCGATCCCGACCTGGAAGATCGCTCCGGCGCTCGCCTACGGCAATACCGTGGTGATCAAGCCAGCTGATCTGGTACCGGGTTCGACCTGGGCGATCGTTGACATTCTTGTGCGCAACGGCCTGCCAAAGGGCGTGCTGAACCTGGTGATGGGCAAGGGTTCGGTCGTTGGCCAGACCATGCTCGACAGCAAGGACGTGACCGCCATCAGCTTCACCGGTTCGGTGGGTACGGGCAAGCGTGTTGCGGCCGCTTCGATTGAACACAACCGCAAGTTCCAGCTGGAAATGGGCGGCAAGAACCCGACCATCGTGCTCGATGACGCCGACCTCAAGGTTGCTGTCGAGAGCGTGGCGCAGTCGGCATTCTTCTCGACCGGCCAGCGTTGCACTGCTTCGTCGCGCGTGATCGTGACGGCTGGCATCCACGACAAGTTTGTCGAAGCGCTGGCTGAGCGGACGCGCAACCTGCGGGTTGGCGACGCGCTGGACAAGAACACTGAGATCGGCCCCGTGGTCGATCCAAGCCAGCTCAAGCAGGACACCGACTATATCGCTATCGGTAAGGCCGAAGGCGCAAAGCTGGTTGCCGGTGGCGAGCTGGTGAAGGCCGCGACTGAAGGGTATTTCCTGCAGCCAACACTGTTTACCGAAGCGACCAACGACATGCGCATCAGCCGCGAAGAGATCTTCGGGCCGGTGGCATCGGTCATTCGCGTCAAGGATTACGAAGAAGCGCTGGCCATGTCGAACGACACCGAATTTGGTCTGTCGGCCGGTATCGTCACCACCTCGCTCAAGTATGCGACGCACTTCAAGCGCAATGCCGAGGCTGGCATGGTGATGGTCAACGTGCCGACCGCCGGTGTGGATTTCCACGTGCCGTTTGGTGGTCGCAAGGGGTCGAGCTATGGCCCACGCGAGCAGGGCAAGTATGCAGCCGAGTTCTTCACCGTGGTGAAGACGGCTTACACCGCAGCTGGCTAA
- a CDS encoding DMT family transporter has protein sequence MTIFILYAVLAGILVGLSRQLNGRLALSTSPLVASLWNHIVGFALLTVIGLVVGGLITPGAAETPWWAFLGGPVGVIFVASGSWLIARIGAVNTALMVIGGQMVSGVVLDIVRSAPLTLWASALGVALIVTGVFLTQRRG, from the coding sequence ATGACCATTTTTATCCTCTATGCCGTTCTCGCCGGTATTCTGGTCGGCCTCAGCCGTCAGCTCAATGGTCGGCTTGCCCTCTCCACCAGCCCGCTTGTTGCGTCCTTGTGGAACCACATCGTCGGCTTCGCGCTGCTCACGGTGATCGGTCTGGTCGTGGGTGGGCTCATCACCCCCGGCGCCGCCGAAACGCCGTGGTGGGCCTTTCTCGGAGGCCCGGTCGGCGTGATCTTTGTTGCCTCGGGCTCATGGCTCATCGCCCGCATCGGCGCCGTCAACACGGCCCTGATGGTCATCGGCGGCCAGATGGTCTCCGGCGTTGTTCTCGATATCGTCCGCAGTGCCCCGCTAACCCTTTGGGCCAGCGCACTTGGTGTCGCGCTGATTGTCACCGGAGTGTTCCTGACACAGCGTCGGGGGTAA
- a CDS encoding DMT family transporter, which yields MPPAVPHKNNPLYLLAAFASGGLLTLMVLFNGEAGKHGGALFSSWLAHGTGTVAALIFLAILWPRRTPQTTERSKAPLWAYLGGASGALTVILTSTTVNTPLALAGTLALGLAGQVVFGLAADQWGFFGLPKRRLGLRQLAAVVLIASGSLLIILFGLGGAA from the coding sequence ATGCCCCCAGCCGTCCCCCACAAAAATAACCCGCTCTATCTGCTCGCGGCCTTCGCCAGCGGCGGCCTTCTGACCCTGATGGTTCTGTTCAATGGCGAAGCCGGCAAGCATGGCGGCGCCCTGTTTTCGTCCTGGCTCGCCCATGGCACCGGCACCGTGGCGGCACTGATCTTTCTTGCCATCCTCTGGCCGCGCCGCACGCCGCAAACAACGGAACGCTCCAAAGCGCCTCTGTGGGCTTATCTCGGCGGCGCATCGGGCGCCCTCACCGTCATCCTGACCTCCACAACCGTCAACACACCACTCGCCCTCGCCGGAACGCTGGCGCTGGGTCTTGCCGGGCAAGTCGTCTTCGGCCTCGCCGCCGATCAATGGGGCTTTTTCGGCCTGCCCAAACGCCGCCTTGGCCTCCGCCAGCTCGCTGCCGTCGTGCTGATCGCCTCGGGTAGCCTGCTGATCATCCTCTTTGGCCTGGGTGGCGCGGCATGA
- the phoB gene encoding phosphate regulon transcriptional regulator PhoB, producing the protein MPATILVVEDEGDIAILLRYNLEAEGFRVVTAETGDEAQHAIQDKLPDLILLDWMLPEISGIELCRRLRAREETARVPIIMLTARGEEEERVRGLATGADDYVVKPFSVPELVARIHALLRRANPNLVTAALKVGDLELDRTTHRVRRAARDVHLGPTEYRLLEYLMRHPGRVYSREQLLDGVWGNDVYVDERTVDVHIGRLRRAINRGRESDPIRTVRGAGYAFDERFAQLA; encoded by the coding sequence ATGCCCGCCACTATCCTTGTGGTCGAAGACGAAGGCGATATCGCCATCCTGCTCCGCTACAACCTCGAAGCCGAGGGTTTCCGCGTCGTCACCGCTGAAACCGGCGACGAAGCCCAGCACGCCATTCAGGACAAGCTGCCCGACCTGATCCTGCTCGACTGGATGCTGCCTGAAATTTCCGGCATTGAGCTCTGCCGTCGCCTCCGCGCCCGCGAAGAAACCGCCCGCGTACCGATCATCATGCTGACCGCTCGCGGTGAGGAAGAAGAACGCGTGCGTGGCCTCGCCACCGGCGCCGACGACTATGTGGTCAAGCCCTTCTCGGTGCCTGAACTGGTCGCCCGCATCCACGCCTTGCTGCGCCGCGCCAATCCAAACCTCGTCACCGCCGCCCTCAAGGTCGGTGATCTCGAACTCGATCGCACCACCCACCGCGTTCGCCGCGCCGCCCGCGATGTCCATCTCGGCCCCACCGAATACCGCCTGCTCGAATATCTGATGCGCCACCCAGGCCGCGTCTATTCGCGCGAGCAGCTGCTCGATGGCGTCTGGGGCAATGACGTCTATGTCGATGAGCGCACCGTCGACGTGCATATCGGCCGCCTCCGCCGTGCCATCAATCGTGGCCGCGAAAGCGATCCGATCCGCACCGTCCGCGGCGCCGGCTACGCCTTCGACGAACGCTTCGCCCAACTGGCTTGA
- the phoU gene encoding phosphate signaling complex protein PhoU: MANIGKDHIVTAYSDELVALAQSIAEMGGQVEVAIENGTKALLKLDRELADVTIIADQHIDDMQRKIDDMAVSMIARRQPMASDLRAIITSIHVAADLERVGDMAKQLARRSLKLEGMSLQPTFYNGVKNMTALVLRQIKEALDAYSNRDAAAAIEVCNRDDEVDAMHTSLFRELLTYMMEDPRNITPCTHLLFCAKNLERIGDHATNIAERAYYLQTGKQLTSDVQDLQRTQIKA; this comes from the coding sequence ATGGCAAATATCGGCAAAGACCATATCGTCACCGCCTACAGCGATGAACTTGTCGCCCTCGCCCAGTCGATCGCCGAAATGGGCGGTCAGGTCGAAGTCGCCATCGAGAACGGCACCAAGGCCCTGCTCAAGCTCGACCGCGAGCTGGCAGACGTCACCATCATCGCCGACCAGCATATCGACGACATGCAGCGCAAGATCGACGACATGGCCGTTTCCATGATCGCCCGTCGCCAGCCAATGGCTTCGGACCTGCGCGCCATCATCACCTCGATCCACGTCGCGGCCGATCTCGAACGCGTTGGCGACATGGCCAAGCAGCTGGCCCGCCGCTCGCTCAAGCTCGAAGGCATGAGCCTGCAGCCAACCTTTTACAACGGCGTCAAGAACATGACGGCGCTGGTGCTCCGCCAGATCAAGGAGGCGCTCGACGCCTACTCGAACCGCGATGCAGCTGCCGCCATCGAAGTGTGTAACCGCGACGACGAAGTCGACGCCATGCACACCTCTCTGTTCCGCGAACTCCTCACCTACATGATGGAAGATCCGCGCAACATCACGCCCTGCACGCATCTGCTGTTTTGCGCCAAAAACCTTGAGCGCATCGGCGACCACGCGACCAACATCGCCGAACGCGCCTATTACCTCCAGACCGGCAAGCAGCTCACCAGCGACGTCCAGGACCTGCAGCGCACCCAGATCAAGGCCTGA
- the pstB gene encoding phosphate ABC transporter ATP-binding protein PstB codes for MNPTEALERTIRLTARDVTVHYGAKQALHGISIDIPDRAVTSFIGPSGCGKSTFLRCINRMNDTIEGAKVGGTIKLDGEDIYDPNLDVVELRARIGMVFQKPNPFPKSIYDNVAYGPKIHGLARNKTDLDEIVVSSLRKAGLFEEVKDRLNEPGTGLSGGQQQRLCIARAIAVGPEVILMDEPCSALDPIATAIIEELIDELRENYTIVIVTHSMQQAARVSQKTAFFHLGNLVEEGVTEDIFTNPVNKQTQDYIMGRIG; via the coding sequence ATGAATCCGACTGAAGCTCTCGAACGTACCATCCGCCTGACTGCCCGGGACGTCACCGTCCACTACGGCGCCAAGCAGGCCCTGCACGGCATTTCGATCGATATTCCCGATCGCGCCGTCACTTCCTTCATCGGACCTTCGGGCTGCGGCAAGTCCACCTTCCTGCGCTGCATCAATCGCATGAACGACACTATCGAAGGCGCCAAGGTCGGCGGCACGATCAAGCTTGATGGCGAAGACATCTATGATCCGAACCTGGACGTGGTCGAACTCCGCGCCCGTATCGGCATGGTGTTCCAGAAGCCAAATCCCTTCCCCAAGTCGATCTACGACAACGTCGCCTATGGCCCAAAAATCCATGGTCTGGCGCGTAACAAGACCGATCTGGACGAAATCGTCGTCTCCTCGCTCCGCAAGGCAGGCCTGTTCGAAGAGGTGAAGGATCGCCTCAACGAACCCGGCACCGGTCTCTCCGGTGGCCAGCAGCAGCGCCTGTGCATTGCCCGCGCCATCGCGGTCGGCCCTGAAGTCATCCTGATGGACGAGCCCTGCTCGGCTCTCGACCCGATTGCGACCGCAATCATCGAGGAGCTTATCGACGAGCTGCGCGAGAACTACACCATCGTCATCGTGACCCACTCGATGCAGCAGGCCGCGCGCGTTTCGCAGAAGACCGCATTCTTCCACCTGGGCAATCTGGTCGAGGAAGGTGTCACCGAAGACATCTTCACCAACCCGGTCAACAAGCAGACCCAGGACTACATCATGGGCCGCATCGGCTAA